The nucleotide window GCGGCCTCGACGTGGACTACTGCCGCGGCGTCGCCGCCGCGATCCTGGGTGACCCGGACGCGGTCGAGTACGTCGACCTGACCGCGGAGACCCGCTTCACCGCCCTGCAGTCCGGCGAGGTCGACGTCCTGATCCGCAACGGCACCTGGTCCGCCGCCCGCGACGGCGAGCTCGGCCTGGACTGGACCGTCACGGCCTACTACGACGGCCAGGGCATGCTCGTGAACGACGACGACCCGGCCCAGTCGGTCGCCGACATGGACGGCTACCTGATCTGCGTCCAGACCGGTACCACCACCGAGCTGAACCTGGAGACCTACTTCGCCAACCTCGGCATCTCCTACGAGCCGGTCAACGTCGTCGACGAGGCCGCGGTCACCGAGAACTTCTCCTCCGGCGCCTGCGACGCCTACACCACGGACCGCTCCGGCCTCGCGTCCTTCGCCGCCACCTACACCGGCGGTGAGATCCGGATCCTCGAGGACGTCATGTCCAAGGAGCCGCTCGGCCCGGCCACCCGCGAAGGCGACGAGGACTTCTTCGACGTCGTGCAGTGGGTCGTCTTCGCCACCTTCCAGGCGGAGGAGTTCGGCATCGACTCGACGAACGTCGCGTCCTTCGACGCCGGCGACAACGCCGACATCGCGCGCTTCCTCGGCCAGGAGGAGGGCCAGACGGTCGGCACCGGCCTCGGCTTCCCGGACGAGGAGTGGGCCGTCCGCGTCATCGAGGCGATCGGCAACTACCAGGAGATCTTCGACCGCAACATCGTCCCGATCGGGCTCGACGAGGGTCTCAACCAGCTGTGGACCGAGGGCGGTCTGCACTACCCGCCGCCCTACCGCTAGGAGAGGCTCCGGTCCGGGGCGGCCGGTGACGTCCGCCCCGGACGCGGCTGGGGCGGGTTGACGCAGGCGCCACACCGCCGCCCCACCCACCCGGAGCGCCCGTGGCAA belongs to Euzebya sp. and includes:
- a CDS encoding amino acid ABC transporter substrate-binding protein — its product is MVLLLALALFGAACTSGDDEGSDDATESSDSGDEATPDDEAAAADEGSEEDVAAATGAEGSTLQAVQDAGVLRCGVNGQLNGFSLNEGGEYSGLDVDYCRGVAAAILGDPDAVEYVDLTAETRFTALQSGEVDVLIRNGTWSAARDGELGLDWTVTAYYDGQGMLVNDDDPAQSVADMDGYLICVQTGTTTELNLETYFANLGISYEPVNVVDEAAVTENFSSGACDAYTTDRSGLASFAATYTGGEIRILEDVMSKEPLGPATREGDEDFFDVVQWVVFATFQAEEFGIDSTNVASFDAGDNADIARFLGQEEGQTVGTGLGFPDEEWAVRVIEAIGNYQEIFDRNIVPIGLDEGLNQLWTEGGLHYPPPYR